One window from the genome of Scatophagus argus isolate fScaArg1 chromosome 13, fScaArg1.pri, whole genome shotgun sequence encodes:
- the tal1 gene encoding T-cell acute lymphocytic leukemia protein 1 homolog — protein sequence MMEKRQPELRPGSPDAQSGPGKREDSSIISRQNGCKEDEEPRREEGEKKRGGCFKGVEETDDVPLQNSSNGTSISIIINGVARETASHNALDLKREVPVIELSRRDAIKAVEQRTESHLVPITELRRPPPLPLPPPQRDDARMVQLSPNAFPVPARAMLYNLAQPLAAINSLGGESEQYSMYPSNRVKRRPAPYEVELDEGRRILDLYKYAGQPKIVRRIFTNSRERWRQQNVNGAFAELRKLIPTHPPDKKLSKNEILRLAMKYISFLSNLLEDQDGGRNVGSTTDGETGLLVGAHEAGSQGGPHQNTVVGLARDDLLETMSPGSSCGSLPDGDAEGSPESFMEDQDSPPAPRTLTASRGPPLHLAARDLRRNGRPLDGSSRR from the exons atgatggaaaaacgGCAGCCGGAGCTTCGTCCTGGAAGTCCTGATGCACAGTCCGGTCCTGGAAAGCGAGAGGACTCCTCCATCATCTCCAGACAGAACGGATGCAAGGAGGACGAGGAAccgaggagagaggagggggaaaagaagaggggagggtgTTTCAAGGGGGTTGAGGAGACGGATGACGTTCCTCTGCAGAACTCGAGCAACGGGAccagcatcagcatcatcatcaacGGCGTTGCCAGGGAAACTGCCTCTCACAACGCCCTTGACCTGAAAAGGGAAGTGCCGGTGATCGAGCTCTCCAGGAGGGACGCTATAAAAGCAGTGGAGCAGAGAACTGAAAGCCATTTGGTGCCGATCACGGAACTTCGCAGACCTCCACCGCTGCCGCTGCCACCGCCGCAACGAGACGACGCTCGAATGGTCCAGCTGAGCCCAAACGCGTTCCCTGTCCCGGCCCGGGCGATGCTCTACAACCTGGCGCAGCCTCTCGCCGCCATCAACAG TCTCGGAGGGGAGTCGGAGCAGTACAGCATGTACCCCAGCAACAGGGTAAAGCGCCGTCCGGCGCCTTATGAGGTTGAACTCGACGAGGGTAGGCGCATTTTAGATCTTTATAAGTATG CTGGCCAGCCAAAGATTGTACGCCGTATCTTCACCAACAGTCGTGAACGCTGGCGGCAGCAGAACGTAAATGGGGCGTTTGCCGAGCTTCGCAAACTCATCCCCACTCACCCCCCAGACAAGAAGCTGAGCAAGAATGAGATCCTGCGGCTTGCTATGAAGTACATCAGCTTCCTCTCCAACCTCCTGGAGGACCAGGACGGAGGGAGGAATGTTGGCAGCACAACTGATGGGGAAACGGGGCTGCTGGTTGGGGCCCATGAGGCTGGCTCGCAGGGTGGACCACATCAGAACACAGTGGTGGGTTTGGCCAGGGACGATCTTCTAGAGACAATGTCGCCAGGCTCCAGCTGTGGAAGCCTGCCTGATGGCGATGCTGAGGGCAGTCCTGAGAGCTTCATGGAGGACCAGGACTCACCTCCAGCTCCAAGGACTCTAACAGCTTCACGTGGGCCCCCGCTTCATCTAGCTGCTAGGGATCTGAGGCGCAATGGACGCCCTTTAGATGGCTCCAGCCGCCGATGA
- the otol1a gene encoding otolin-1-A has product MLSIRLVFLITILVIVTTMLASSSGTTRWPKPQSTKKPPRAGSSGGSGGGGFRRTTTTTTTAPFNMHTDETTEVMMDAYSLSHTDSTTYSSDTYPTDFHTDAIVPPGNTQGNYTLDYNECFFNFCECCPPERGPIGPMGERGPPGQPGERGPPGLTGEKGETGPRGPPGPAGLPGANGLNGDIGERGDQGPMGEPGAPGIPGKPGEKGDPGPKGEKGERGFSGLKGDPGERGWPGLNGTRGQPGREGPMGPPGLAGPKGQKGEQGLTGECLPGAKGDVGEHGLRGEMGPPGVNGTDGAKGEKGEPGAKGDTGARGPPGPPGARGMAGLRGERGLKGVRGPRGPKGPPGESVEQIRSAFSVGLFPSRSFPPPNLPVKFDKVFYNGEGHWDPALNKFNVTYPGVYLFTYHMTVRNRPVRAALVVNGIRKLRTRDSLYGQDIDQASNLALLHLNEGDQVWLETLRDWNGVYSSSEDDSTFSGFLLYPDSKNKPTA; this is encoded by the exons ATGCTGTCCATTCGCCTTGTTTTCCTGATCACTATCCTTGTGATTGTGACGACTATGCTGGCCTCCAGCTCCGGAACCACACGCTGGCCCAAACCTCAGAGCACCAAGAAGCCCCCTCGAGCCGGTAGCAGTGGCggaagtggaggtggaggatTCAGAcggaccaccaccaccacgacAACAGCTCCtttcaacatgcacacagatgagACAACTGAGGTTATGATGGATGCTTACTCCCTGTCCCATACAGACAGTACCACCTACTCCAGTGACACTTACCCTACTGATTTCCACACTGATGCCATAGTGCCACCTGGGAACACTCAAGGAAACTATACCCTTGACTATAATGAGTGCTTCTTCAACTTCTGTGAGTGCTGTCCACCAGAGAGAGGCCCCATAGGGCCCATGGGAGAAAGAGGGCCACCGGGACAGCCAGGAGAGAGGGGACCCCCGG GATTAAcgggagagaagggagaaacAGGGCCCAGAGGACCTCCAGGACCAGCAGGACTACCTGGAGCCAATGGACTTAATGGCGACATAG GTGAAAGAGGTGATCAAGGGCCGATGGGTGAGCCTGGGGCCCCTGGGATCCCAGGAAAACCAGGAGAGAAAG GTGATCCAGGCCCCAAAGGAGAGAAAGGTGAACGTGGCTTCAGTGGTCTGAAAGGGGACCCTGGAGAAAGAGGATGGCCTGGTCTGAATGGGACTAGGGGCCAGCCGGGACGTGAGGGGCCTATGGGTCCCCCTGGGCTAGCAGGGCCAAAGGGTCAGAAAGGTGAACAGGGACTTACAGGCGAGTGTTTACCGGGCGCAAAAGGTGATGTGGGTGAGCATGGTCTGAGAGGTGAGATGGGTCCTCCAGGAGTGAATGGAACTGATGGtgcaaaaggagagaaaggggagCCGGGAGCAAAGGGAGATACTGGTGCCCGAGGGCCCCCAGGACCTCCAGGAGCAAGGGGCATGGCAGGGCTGAGGGGGGAGCGGGGACTTAAAGGCGTGCGAGGGCCTCGTGGACCTAAAGGTCCACCAGGAGAAAGCGTGGAGCAAATTCGCTCTGCCTTCAGTGTGGGATTATTTCCAAGCAGGTCTTTCCCTCCACCCAACCTTCCTGTGAAGTTTGATAAGGTGTTTTACAATGGGGAGGGACACTGGGACCCAGCCCTTAACAAGTTCAACGTCACCTACCCAGGGGTCTACCTATTCACTTACCACATGACCGTGCGCAACCGGCCTGTGCGTGCTGCCTTAGTGGTTAATGGGATACGGAAGCTGCGGACCAGAGATTCTCTATACGGCCAGGACATCGATCAGGCATCCAACCTTGCACTGCTGCATCTGAATGAAGGCGACCAGGTGTGGCTGGAGACGCTGAGAGACTGGAATGGAGTTTATTCCAGCAGTGAGGATGACAGCACTTTCTCTGGCTTCCTGCTTTACCCAGACTCAAAGAACAAACCTACTGCCTAA